In Chryseobacterium gleum, a single genomic region encodes these proteins:
- a CDS encoding phenylacetate--CoA ligase family protein, giving the protein MEFHPSIEKAGIQEIKKFQEEKLHELLVYLESHSPFYQKLFKENNINTADILTLEDLQKIPTTTKNDLQQHNHDFFCITPDKIVDYSTTSGTLGDPVTFGLSDGDLERLAYNEAISFACAGIQKGDVVQMITTIDKRFMAGLAYFLGLRKMGASVVRMGPGIPELQWDSIFRYKPKYLITVPSFLLKMIDYAEKHGLDYKNSSVYGAVCIGESIKNQDFTDNILSQKIKEKWDIKLFSTYASTEMSTAFTECEFQIGGHHHPELIITEILDDEGNPVKEGESGELTITTLGVEAIPLLRFKTGDIVKAHYEPCQCGRNTMRLGPVIGRKQQMIKYKGTTLYPPAMNDILNDFNNILCYQIVIQANEIGLDEIIIKLSTEEGHETFVNEVRDHFRAKLRVSPKIEIIDFDILSKTVFNPNSRKPITFIDLR; this is encoded by the coding sequence TTGGAATTTCATCCGTCAATTGAGAAAGCAGGGATTCAGGAAATCAAAAAATTTCAGGAAGAAAAACTTCATGAACTTTTGGTCTACCTGGAAAGCCATTCGCCTTTTTATCAGAAGCTCTTTAAAGAAAATAATATTAATACTGCTGACATTCTTACGCTGGAAGATCTTCAGAAGATTCCTACCACCACAAAGAATGATCTTCAGCAGCACAATCATGATTTTTTCTGCATAACACCTGATAAAATTGTTGATTACAGTACCACTTCCGGAACATTGGGAGATCCTGTGACATTCGGATTGTCCGACGGTGATCTTGAAAGACTTGCCTATAATGAAGCGATTTCTTTTGCCTGTGCAGGAATTCAGAAAGGAGATGTTGTGCAGATGATTACCACCATCGACAAACGTTTTATGGCAGGACTTGCTTATTTTTTAGGCTTAAGAAAAATGGGGGCAAGTGTGGTGAGAATGGGACCGGGAATTCCTGAACTGCAATGGGATTCTATTTTCAGATACAAACCAAAATACCTGATTACAGTGCCTTCTTTTCTGCTGAAAATGATTGACTATGCCGAAAAACACGGTTTGGATTATAAAAATTCAAGTGTGTATGGAGCTGTGTGTATTGGAGAAAGCATCAAAAATCAGGATTTTACAGATAATATTCTTTCCCAGAAGATCAAAGAAAAGTGGGATATAAAGCTTTTTTCCACCTATGCTTCTACCGAGATGAGCACCGCTTTTACAGAATGTGAATTTCAGATCGGAGGACATCACCATCCGGAACTGATCATTACAGAAATTCTGGATGATGAAGGCAATCCTGTAAAAGAAGGAGAGAGTGGTGAGCTTACCATTACAACTTTAGGGGTGGAAGCCATTCCTTTATTGAGATTTAAAACAGGTGATATCGTAAAAGCTCACTATGAGCCGTGCCAATGTGGAAGGAATACGATGAGGTTAGGACCTGTGATAGGTAGAAAACAGCAGATGATCAAATATAAAGGAACAACGCTGTATCCGCCGGCAATGAATGATATCCTGAATGATTTCAACAATATTTTATGCTATCAGATTGTTATTCAGGCCAACGAAATAGGACTTGATGAAATTATCATCAAATTAAGCACAGAAGAAGGGCATGAGACTTTTGTAAATGAAGTCAGAGATCACTTCCGGGCAAAATTGAGAGTAAGCCCAAAAATTGAAATCATTGATTTTGATATATTATCTAAAACAGTTTTTAATCCAAACAGCAGGAAACCAATCACATTTATTGATTTAAGATAA
- a CDS encoding M23 family metallopeptidase, translated as MKIFTKLMVAICFIHTIIINAQNNYPQNYFRNPLNIPMQLAANFGAIRTNHFHMGLDLRTNSQENLPVLAAAEGYVSRIKVERYGFGNAIYITHPNGYTTVYAHLNKYFNKLDEYVKEKQYKDEKWEQDITFQPGQFPVEKGQQIALSGNTGGSAGPHLHFEIRDTKTEECLNPLLFGFNIPDSVAPIISGLYWYDRRFSTYEPGANGIAVKKAGSSYTADAVRVSSPKISFGIKAVDKANQGFNLGIYNAELLMDGKLMYSFKIDKVHYDDTRYINGCIDYTKFIRDKVGIQHLSALPGMKLQNYSVPELSGIINLQDEDVHNIEIVVKDVKGNTSRLTARVQLSNAGSGIASSGKTVVPNEGKTLTTENAEISFSKNALYDAVNFNAYEKTSANPDAASNSIVLHNPYIPVHDDYTLKIKTNRKLSNAEKDKAVIILDYGSDKDFVKAKWNADQAEGRFNRLGTAQLVIDNTLPSVSPGWNDGALVSSSSLRLKGTTKVGDIVSFRAELDGKWLRFARVKDDFVYIFDEKCSKGSGSHTLKVTTINTAGNTNTQIFTFRR; from the coding sequence ATGAAAATCTTTACCAAACTGATGGTTGCTATCTGTTTTATCCATACCATCATCATAAACGCTCAGAATAATTATCCTCAAAACTATTTCCGTAACCCGTTAAACATTCCCATGCAGTTGGCGGCTAATTTTGGTGCTATCAGGACGAACCATTTTCATATGGGACTTGACTTAAGAACCAACAGTCAGGAAAATTTACCGGTTCTGGCTGCAGCAGAAGGCTATGTAAGCAGGATAAAAGTAGAAAGATATGGTTTCGGTAATGCAATCTACATCACTCATCCCAACGGTTATACCACAGTATATGCCCACCTGAATAAATATTTCAATAAACTTGATGAATATGTAAAGGAAAAGCAGTACAAAGACGAAAAGTGGGAACAGGATATTACCTTTCAACCCGGGCAGTTTCCAGTGGAAAAAGGACAACAGATTGCATTGAGTGGAAATACAGGAGGTTCGGCGGGTCCGCACCTGCATTTTGAGATAAGGGATACCAAAACAGAAGAATGCCTTAATCCTCTATTGTTTGGATTTAATATTCCGGATTCTGTAGCTCCCATTATCAGTGGATTGTATTGGTATGACCGTAGATTCAGTACATATGAGCCCGGAGCAAACGGAATTGCAGTGAAAAAAGCGGGAAGTAGTTACACTGCAGATGCTGTAAGAGTCAGTTCACCGAAGATAAGTTTCGGAATTAAAGCTGTAGATAAAGCTAATCAGGGATTTAATCTTGGGATTTATAATGCTGAACTATTGATGGATGGTAAACTGATGTACAGTTTTAAAATTGATAAAGTACATTATGATGATACCCGATATATCAATGGTTGTATAGATTATACGAAATTCATCAGAGACAAAGTAGGAATTCAGCATCTGTCTGCTTTGCCGGGGATGAAACTGCAAAATTATAGCGTGCCTGAACTTTCAGGAATTATCAATCTTCAGGATGAAGATGTTCACAATATCGAAATTGTTGTAAAGGATGTAAAAGGTAATACGAGCAGATTAACTGCCAGAGTTCAGTTGAGTAATGCAGGAAGCGGAATTGCATCTTCAGGTAAAACAGTTGTACCTAATGAAGGAAAAACGCTAACAACGGAAAATGCAGAAATCAGTTTCAGTAAAAATGCACTCTATGATGCTGTAAATTTCAATGCCTATGAAAAAACGTCCGCTAATCCGGATGCAGCTTCGAACAGTATTGTTTTGCATAATCCATATATTCCTGTTCATGATGACTATACTTTGAAAATAAAAACCAATAGGAAATTATCCAATGCAGAAAAAGACAAAGCTGTTATTATTCTTGATTACGGAAGTGACAAAGATTTTGTAAAAGCAAAATGGAATGCTGACCAGGCAGAAGGACGATTTAACAGATTGGGTACAGCGCAGTTGGTGATTGATAATACTCTGCCATCCGTTTCGCCAGGTTGGAATGATGGTGCTTTGGTCAGCAGTAGTTCTTTGAGACTAAAAGGAACAACAAAAGTGGGAGATATTGTTTCATTCCGGGCCGAACTGGACGGAAAGTGGCTAAGGTTTGCCCGTGTAAAAGATGATTTTGTGTATATCTTTGATGAAAAATGTTCAAAAGGATCAGGCTCTCATACTCTAAAAGTAACCACGATCAATACCGCAGGAAATACCAACACACAAATTTTTACATTCCGTAGATAA
- the ileS gene encoding isoleucine--tRNA ligase, with product MSQFKEYKNLNLIDVAENVAEFWKQNKTFNKSVEIRQGNPEFVFYEGPPSANGMPGIHHVMARALKDIFCRYQTQNGKQVFRKAGWDTHGLPVELGVEKELGITKEDIGKKISIEDYNKACREAVMRYTDVWNNLTEKIGYWVDLDDPYITYKSKYMETVWWLLKQLYDKNLLYKGYTIQPYSPKAGTGLSSHELNQPGTYRDVSDTTVVAQFKVKKDSSALFNDVDGDVHILAWTTTPWTLPSNTALTVGRDIEYVLVKTFNQYTFEPVTVVLSSVLLPKVFGKKYAEGTDEDFANYTPETKVIPFRILKEFTGEKLVDTRYEQLVPWFTPNDNPENAFRVILGDFVTTEDGTGIVHTAPTFGADDARVAKMAQPEIPPMLVKDENDNLVPLVDLQGRFIKGENVPEVFSGKYIKNEYYDEGTAPEKSWDVELAILLKTENKAFKVEKYVHSYPHCWRTDKPVLYYPLDSWFVKMTAVKDRLVNLNKEINWKPKATGEGRFANWLENVNDWNLSRSRYWGIPLPIWRTDDLKEEKIIGSVEELYNEIEKSIAAGLMTENPFKGFIIGNMAESNYELVDLHKNVVDKVVLVSDSGKAMKRESDLIDVWFDSGSMPYAQLHYPFENKELIDNNKAFPADFIAEGVDQTRGWFYTLHAIGTAVFDSVAYKNVMSNGLVLDKNGQKMSKRLGNAVDPFETLAVYGPDATRWYMISNANPWENLKFDIEGIDEVRRKFFGTLYNTYSFFALYANVDGFNYSEKEVENRPEIDRWILSELNLLIKEVKAFYEDYEPTRVARAISTFVNDNLSNWYVRLCRRRFWKGEYSDDKISAYQTLYTCLETVAKLSAPIAPFFMDQLYQDLNKVTGKENCESVHLTDFPVADENLIDQDLVEKTHLAQNITSMVFSLRKKENVKVRQPLQKVLVPVLDSKTEEQILAVADLIKQEVNVKELQLINAEEASHLIVKQIKPNFKALGPKLGKDMKMVGAEIANLSAEQITRLEKEGKTDVQGYEITLDDVEISTKDIPGWTVTSDGKTTVALDLTLTDELKSEGIAREFINRIQNLRKDKDFELTDKISIALEESSPFLNDIKKNEEYISSEVLSNKIEIVSSLSNFNEIEIDEVNFKINIEKN from the coding sequence ATGAGCCAATTTAAAGAATACAAAAACCTCAACCTTATTGACGTAGCAGAGAATGTAGCGGAATTTTGGAAACAAAATAAAACCTTCAATAAGAGTGTTGAGATTCGTCAGGGAAATCCTGAGTTTGTTTTTTATGAAGGTCCGCCTTCAGCAAACGGTATGCCTGGAATTCACCACGTAATGGCAAGAGCATTGAAAGATATTTTCTGCCGTTACCAGACTCAGAACGGAAAGCAGGTTTTTCGTAAAGCAGGCTGGGATACGCATGGTCTTCCTGTGGAACTGGGTGTAGAAAAAGAATTAGGAATCACTAAAGAAGATATTGGCAAAAAAATCTCTATTGAAGACTATAACAAAGCTTGTCGTGAAGCAGTAATGCGTTATACCGATGTCTGGAATAACCTTACGGAGAAAATCGGATATTGGGTAGACCTTGATGATCCGTACATCACGTACAAGTCAAAATATATGGAAACCGTTTGGTGGCTGTTGAAGCAATTGTATGATAAAAACTTATTGTACAAAGGTTACACGATCCAGCCTTACTCTCCAAAAGCAGGAACAGGACTTTCTTCTCATGAGCTTAACCAGCCTGGAACCTATCGTGATGTTTCTGACACTACCGTTGTGGCTCAGTTTAAAGTGAAGAAAGACTCTTCGGCATTGTTCAACGATGTTGACGGGGATGTACATATCCTTGCATGGACGACAACTCCGTGGACGCTTCCATCCAATACGGCTCTTACCGTAGGAAGAGATATTGAATATGTTTTGGTTAAAACCTTCAATCAGTATACATTTGAACCTGTAACTGTAGTTTTATCAAGTGTTCTTTTACCTAAAGTTTTCGGTAAAAAATATGCAGAAGGTACAGATGAGGATTTTGCCAACTATACTCCGGAGACTAAAGTAATTCCTTTCAGAATATTAAAAGAATTTACCGGAGAAAAACTAGTTGACACAAGATATGAGCAATTAGTTCCGTGGTTTACACCAAACGATAATCCTGAGAATGCGTTCAGAGTTATCTTAGGAGATTTCGTAACAACAGAAGACGGTACCGGTATCGTACACACAGCACCTACTTTTGGTGCAGATGATGCGAGAGTTGCTAAGATGGCTCAGCCTGAGATCCCTCCTATGTTGGTAAAAGATGAAAATGACAACCTTGTCCCATTGGTAGATTTACAGGGGAGATTCATCAAAGGAGAAAATGTTCCAGAGGTGTTTTCAGGAAAATATATCAAAAACGAATATTATGATGAAGGAACAGCTCCTGAGAAATCATGGGATGTAGAACTTGCGATCCTGTTGAAAACGGAGAACAAGGCCTTCAAAGTAGAGAAATATGTCCACTCTTATCCACACTGCTGGAGAACAGACAAACCGGTATTGTATTACCCGCTGGATTCATGGTTTGTGAAAATGACCGCTGTAAAAGACAGATTGGTTAACCTGAACAAAGAGATCAACTGGAAGCCAAAAGCTACCGGAGAGGGACGTTTTGCCAACTGGCTGGAAAATGTAAATGACTGGAACTTATCCCGTTCAAGATATTGGGGTATTCCGTTGCCAATATGGAGAACGGATGACCTGAAAGAAGAAAAAATCATAGGTTCTGTAGAAGAGTTATACAACGAAATCGAAAAATCAATTGCAGCTGGACTGATGACTGAAAATCCGTTTAAAGGTTTCATCATCGGAAATATGGCAGAGTCTAACTATGAGCTTGTGGATCTTCACAAAAATGTAGTAGACAAAGTGGTATTGGTTTCTGATTCAGGAAAAGCAATGAAACGTGAGAGCGACCTGATTGATGTTTGGTTCGATTCAGGGTCTATGCCTTATGCACAGTTGCATTATCCTTTTGAAAACAAAGAATTAATTGACAATAACAAAGCATTCCCGGCTGATTTCATTGCGGAAGGTGTTGACCAGACCCGTGGATGGTTCTATACGCTTCACGCCATCGGAACTGCGGTGTTTGATTCAGTTGCTTACAAAAATGTAATGAGTAACGGTCTTGTTCTGGATAAGAACGGACAAAAGATGTCAAAACGTTTAGGAAATGCTGTAGATCCATTCGAAACACTTGCTGTTTACGGGCCGGATGCTACCCGTTGGTATATGATCTCCAATGCCAACCCTTGGGAAAACCTGAAGTTTGACATTGAAGGAATCGACGAAGTAAGAAGAAAGTTCTTCGGAACCCTTTACAATACATATTCATTCTTTGCTTTGTATGCGAATGTGGATGGCTTCAACTATTCAGAAAAAGAAGTGGAAAACCGTCCTGAAATCGACAGATGGATCCTTTCTGAGCTGAATCTTCTGATCAAGGAAGTAAAAGCATTCTATGAAGATTATGAACCGACAAGAGTAGCAAGAGCGATCAGCACTTTTGTGAATGACAACCTGAGTAACTGGTATGTAAGACTATGCAGAAGACGTTTCTGGAAAGGAGAATATTCTGATGACAAAATCTCTGCTTACCAGACTTTATACACTTGTCTTGAAACAGTAGCCAAGCTTTCCGCTCCTATTGCTCCATTCTTTATGGATCAATTGTACCAGGACCTGAATAAAGTAACAGGAAAAGAAAACTGTGAATCTGTACACCTTACTGATTTCCCGGTAGCTGATGAAAACTTAATTGATCAGGATCTGGTTGAAAAAACGCATTTGGCTCAGAACATTACAAGTATGGTCTTCTCTCTGAGAAAGAAAGAAAATGTAAAAGTTCGTCAGCCGTTACAGAAAGTATTGGTTCCTGTATTGGATTCTAAAACAGAAGAACAGATTCTTGCTGTTGCAGACCTGATCAAGCAGGAGGTAAACGTAAAAGAATTACAGTTAATTAATGCTGAAGAAGCATCCCACTTAATTGTAAAGCAGATAAAACCTAACTTCAAAGCGCTTGGTCCTAAATTAGGAAAAGACATGAAGATGGTAGGTGCAGAGATTGCTAATCTTAGTGCAGAACAGATTACCCGTCTAGAAAAAGAAGGAAAAACAGATGTTCAGGGATATGAAATTACCCTTGATGATGTAGAGATTTCTACCAAAGATATCCCGGGATGGACAGTAACTTCTGACGGAAAAACAACTGTGGCATTAGATTTGACCTTAACCGATGAGTTAAAATCTGAAGGGATCGCAAGAGAGTTCATTAACAGAATTCAAAACCTGCGAAAAGACAAAGACTTTGAACTGACAGACAAAATTTCAATTGCATTGGAAGAAAGCTCTCCTTTCTTGAATGATATTAAGAAAAATGAGGAATATATTTCTTCTGAAGTCTTGTCAAATAAAATAGAAATTGTATCTTCACTTTCAAATTTTAACGAAATCGAAATAGATGAGGTTAATTTTAAGATAAATATTGAAAAAAATTAA
- a CDS encoding TraR/DksA family transcriptional regulator produces the protein MSDERVRYSDADLQEFKAIIKEKIEKAEKDLQLIRESFINDQNNGTDDTSPTFKAFEEGAETLSKEQNSILAGRQEKFVRDLKNALIRIENKTYGVCRVTGKLIPKERLLAVPHATLSIEAKNMQK, from the coding sequence ATGTCAGACGAAAGAGTTAGATACAGCGATGCTGATTTACAGGAATTTAAAGCGATCATTAAAGAAAAAATAGAAAAAGCAGAAAAAGATCTTCAGCTTATCAGAGAAAGTTTCATCAATGACCAGAATAACGGGACGGATGATACCTCTCCTACTTTCAAAGCTTTTGAAGAAGGAGCAGAAACGTTAAGCAAAGAGCAGAATTCTATTTTGGCAGGAAGACAGGAGAAATTCGTGCGTGATCTTAAAAATGCTTTGATCAGAATCGAAAACAAAACGTACGGTGTTTGCAGAGTGACAGGAAAACTGATTCCTAAGGAAAGACTTCTGGCTGTTCCTCACGCTACGCTGAGCATCGAAGCGAAAAATATGCAGAAATAG
- a CDS encoding DUF6576 domain-containing protein gives MSELLILGVIIAGVLLFFNRAWIKNRFFPDPQRNYTIDDQFNSDKREREKEIDRLLSKMGKNGVNDLSEKDRKRLDELSKM, from the coding sequence ATGAGCGAATTATTAATTTTGGGCGTTATCATCGCAGGAGTATTGTTGTTTTTCAACAGAGCATGGATCAAAAACAGATTTTTTCCTGATCCGCAGAGAAACTATACTATTGATGATCAATTCAATTCTGATAAACGGGAGCGGGAGAAAGAAATCGACAGACTTCTGAGCAAAATGGGCAAAAACGGAGTGAATGATCTCTCTGAGAAAGACAGAAAGAGACTCGATGAACTGTCTAAAATGTAA
- a CDS encoding DUF2683 family protein: protein MESIIVHPKNSMELSALKSVLKEMGIKFEKAHVKSSFNGQKVVKKASDNKNVKPAAKPSKPKGQ from the coding sequence ATGGAATCTATCATAGTACATCCTAAAAATTCTATGGAGCTGAGTGCACTGAAAAGTGTTCTGAAGGAAATGGGCATTAAATTTGAAAAAGCTCACGTTAAAAGCTCGTTCAACGGACAGAAAGTAGTCAAGAAAGCAAGCGACAACAAAAATGTAAAGCCGGCAGCAAAGCCTTCAAAACCTAAAGGACAGTAA
- a CDS encoding lipoprotein signal peptidase: MKKILAITFLVLLIDQASKIYIKTHFGLGDSVSVFPGFKLTFVENPGMAYGFHFGGIIGKYFLVILRIFLIGGMLYMFKKWLKEGASNYLLIPMAIIFAGAIGNLIDGMFYGMIFDSGSIYDASVDRWLDYGGVSKLVPFGHGYSSFMKGCVVDMLHFPLVDWYVPESWPLIGGKHIEFFKYIFNVADSAITVGAAFLLIFRKKAFPNGLEF; encoded by the coding sequence ATGAAAAAGATTTTAGCGATAACCTTTTTAGTGTTGTTAATTGACCAGGCTTCAAAAATTTATATTAAAACTCATTTTGGACTGGGTGACAGTGTTTCTGTTTTTCCGGGTTTCAAACTTACTTTTGTTGAGAATCCGGGAATGGCTTACGGGTTTCATTTCGGAGGTATTATCGGAAAATATTTTCTTGTTATCCTAAGAATTTTCCTGATCGGAGGAATGCTGTATATGTTTAAAAAATGGTTAAAAGAAGGTGCCTCCAACTATCTTTTGATTCCAATGGCAATCATTTTTGCAGGGGCGATAGGAAACCTTATTGACGGAATGTTCTACGGAATGATCTTCGACAGCGGAAGCATTTATGATGCCAGTGTTGACAGATGGCTGGATTACGGTGGAGTCTCTAAGCTTGTTCCTTTTGGACATGGGTATTCTTCGTTTATGAAAGGATGTGTGGTAGACATGCTGCACTTCCCGCTGGTAGACTGGTATGTTCCTGAAAGCTGGCCTTTGATAGGCGGAAAACACATTGAGTTCTTCAAATATATTTTCAATGTTGCGGATTCTGCGATTACTGTAGGGGCAGCATTCTTATTGATATTCAGAAAAAAAGCTTTCCCGAACGGCCTGGAGTTTTAA
- a CDS encoding SanA/YdcF family protein gives MKKIIKNIFKIFLLLLVAGIIFITWANYSIKKESESFVSYNIADLPEAKTGLLLGTGKLLNNGQPNAYFYNRIKAAADLYKSGKIQYIIVSGDNSTKDYNEPEDMQFALIQEGVPKDKIILDHAGFRTLDSVVRAKDIFSQTKLIIISQKFHNERAVFLARKNGMEAFGYNAADVNKYAGLKTNMREYAAKAKAYWDLLFGVEPKFGGEKIAIP, from the coding sequence ATGAAAAAAATAATCAAAAATATTTTTAAAATTTTCCTGCTTCTTCTGGTTGCAGGAATTATTTTTATTACCTGGGCGAATTACAGCATCAAAAAAGAGAGTGAGTCTTTCGTTTCTTATAATATTGCTGATCTGCCTGAAGCCAAAACAGGTTTATTGCTGGGAACCGGGAAACTTCTGAACAACGGACAGCCAAATGCTTATTTCTACAACAGAATAAAAGCTGCAGCTGATTTATACAAAAGCGGAAAAATACAATACATTATTGTCAGTGGCGACAACAGTACCAAAGATTATAATGAACCTGAGGATATGCAGTTTGCATTGATACAGGAAGGAGTTCCAAAGGATAAAATTATTTTAGACCATGCCGGATTCAGGACACTGGATTCTGTAGTAAGAGCCAAGGATATTTTCAGCCAGACAAAACTTATCATCATTTCTCAGAAGTTCCATAATGAAAGAGCCGTTTTTCTGGCCCGAAAAAATGGAATGGAAGCCTTTGGGTACAATGCAGCTGATGTGAATAAGTATGCAGGGTTAAAGACTAATATGAGAGAGTATGCAGCCAAAGCTAAGGCATATTGGGATCTTCTTTTCGGAGTAGAACCGAAATTCGGAGGGGAGAAGATTGCGATTCCTTAA
- the trpS gene encoding tryptophan--tRNA ligase: MSRILTGIQATGTPHLGNLLGAIIPAIELSKQEGNESFLFIANLHTLTQIKDAQTLRQNTYEIAAAWLACGLDTEKTYFYRQSDIAETCELSWHLSCFFPYQRLTLAHSFKDKADRLQDVNAGLFTYPILMAADILLYDAEIVPVGKDQLQHLEFARDVASRFNNQMGEILVLPQSELQEDTKYVPGTDGQKMSKSRGNIINIFLPEKELKKQVMSIETDSKALEDPKDPETDKVFAIYQLIATPEQTEELRAKYLAGNFGYGHAKKELLDLILVRFEKERETFNYYMNNLDELEAKLQQGAEKTRPIAQETLKRVRTSLGF, translated from the coding sequence ATGTCAAGAATTCTTACCGGCATTCAAGCCACCGGAACACCCCATCTTGGAAATTTATTAGGGGCCATTATTCCTGCGATCGAACTATCCAAGCAGGAAGGAAATGAATCATTTTTATTTATTGCGAATCTTCACACACTTACACAGATTAAGGATGCGCAGACTTTAAGACAAAATACCTACGAGATTGCTGCGGCTTGGCTTGCTTGTGGACTGGATACTGAAAAAACATATTTCTACAGACAAAGCGATATCGCTGAAACCTGTGAACTTTCTTGGCATTTATCATGTTTTTTCCCTTATCAAAGATTAACATTGGCTCATTCATTTAAGGATAAGGCGGACAGACTTCAGGATGTGAATGCAGGTTTGTTTACTTACCCTATTCTGATGGCTGCAGATATTTTGCTGTATGATGCAGAGATTGTTCCTGTTGGAAAAGATCAGCTTCAGCACCTGGAGTTCGCCAGAGATGTCGCGTCAAGATTCAACAATCAGATGGGTGAAATTCTTGTATTGCCACAGTCTGAACTTCAGGAAGACACCAAATATGTTCCCGGAACAGATGGCCAGAAAATGTCAAAATCCAGAGGAAATATCATCAATATTTTCTTACCGGAAAAGGAACTTAAAAAACAGGTGATGAGCATTGAAACGGATTCTAAAGCTTTAGAAGACCCTAAAGATCCTGAAACGGATAAAGTTTTTGCCATTTATCAGCTGATTGCTACTCCGGAACAAACCGAGGAATTAAGAGCTAAGTATCTTGCCGGAAACTTCGGGTACGGACATGCTAAAAAGGAATTACTGGATTTGATTCTGGTACGTTTTGAGAAGGAAAGAGAAACGTTCAACTACTATATGAACAATCTTGATGAGCTTGAGGCAAAGCTGCAACAGGGAGCTGAGAAAACCAGACCTATTGCTCAGGAAACTCTTAAAAGAGTAAGAACAAGCTTAGGATTTTAA
- a CDS encoding sensor histidine kinase translates to MKTSLKYYTIKYLIMILLLIIAVWAGLFYAYILDEVHDNVDDGLRDRKIQIIKAVYLNPQLLKNNEFGFNEFKINPIKVEEYQNKSRLYNKMYYMEYDDKDQPYRVLEADFIDQFKGHQRLVIRTSTVEEDELIYDLTTALIVLYILLVISIVVVNGYLLNKAMKPFYQILDKLKKYQFGIPFSREKYNYKITEFEELDKAINEMIERNELVFYQQKQFIENASHELQTPLAIVINKIDLMIQNDDLDKKNLTFLTGVKNDLRRMVGLNKSLLMLSKIENSQFNKTSDVDFNGMVTQLVQNYEDFIAFKKVEVSIIEKGKFIADFNQDLADILLSNLLKNAVKYNNEEGILNIIIENNRITFQNSGSPVPLDTTRIFNRFYKQGSDHTSTGLGLSIVKTIIRQYPGWEINYEYADHIHYFILTKNNSSYIK, encoded by the coding sequence ATGAAGACTTCATTAAAATATTACACTATAAAGTACCTGATCATGATCCTGCTGCTGATTATAGCAGTTTGGGCAGGGCTTTTTTATGCCTATATCCTGGATGAAGTACATGATAATGTAGATGATGGTTTAAGGGACAGAAAAATACAGATTATCAAAGCTGTTTATCTTAATCCGCAGCTTTTGAAGAATAATGAGTTTGGATTCAATGAATTTAAAATCAATCCTATTAAAGTTGAAGAATATCAAAACAAAAGCAGGCTTTATAATAAAATGTATTACATGGAGTATGATGATAAAGACCAGCCTTACAGAGTTCTGGAAGCAGACTTTATCGATCAGTTCAAAGGGCATCAGCGGCTTGTTATAAGAACTTCAACGGTGGAGGAAGATGAATTGATATATGACCTTACCACTGCCCTGATTGTGCTTTATATTCTTTTGGTGATAAGTATAGTGGTAGTCAACGGATATTTGTTGAATAAGGCAATGAAACCCTTCTATCAGATTCTGGATAAGCTTAAAAAATATCAATTTGGAATTCCTTTTTCCCGGGAAAAGTACAATTATAAAATCACTGAGTTTGAAGAATTAGACAAAGCAATCAATGAAATGATTGAACGTAATGAGCTTGTTTTCTATCAGCAGAAGCAGTTTATTGAAAATGCGTCTCATGAACTTCAGACTCCTTTGGCTATTGTGATTAATAAAATTGATCTGATGATCCAGAATGATGATCTGGATAAAAAGAACCTTACTTTTCTTACCGGGGTGAAGAACGACCTGAGAAGAATGGTAGGTTTAAATAAATCTTTATTAATGCTTTCCAAAATTGAAAACAGTCAGTTTAACAAAACTTCAGATGTTGATTTTAACGGAATGGTTACCCAGCTGGTTCAGAATTACGAAGATTTTATCGCTTTTAAAAAAGTAGAGGTCAGTATTATTGAGAAAGGAAAATTTATAGCCGATTTCAATCAGGATCTGGCAGATATTCTGTTGTCGAATCTTCTTAAGAATGCCGTCAAATACAATAATGAGGAAGGTATTCTAAACATTATCATTGAAAATAACAGAATAACATTTCAAAATAGTGGAAGCCCTGTGCCTCTGGATACGACAAGGATATTTAACAGATTCTATAAGCAGGGTTCAGATCATACTTCTACTGGATTGGGGCTGTCTATCGTTAAAACTATTATCAGGCAGTATCCGGGATGGGAAATTAACTATGAATATGCAGATCATATACATTACTTTATTCTCACTAAAAATAACAGCAGCTATATTAAATAG